A genomic region of Gemmata massiliana contains the following coding sequences:
- a CDS encoding exodeoxyribonuclease VII small subunit codes for MPDPSPAAPLRFEEALAELDGILRELEDGTTTLEDALARYERGVALLRQCYGQLRDAEQKVKLLAGVSEEGGAELKPFDHVASIETAKAAVRKPAPKSARDPGISE; via the coding sequence ATGCCCGACCCATCCCCGGCCGCACCGCTGCGCTTCGAGGAAGCGCTCGCCGAACTCGACGGCATCCTGCGCGAACTGGAAGACGGCACCACCACGCTCGAAGACGCGCTCGCTCGCTACGAGCGCGGGGTGGCGCTCCTGCGCCAGTGCTACGGCCAGCTCCGTGACGCCGAGCAAAAGGTGAAACTGCTCGCGGGCGTCAGCGAAGAAGGTGGGGCCGAGTTGAAGCCGTTCGACCACGTCGCCTCCATCGAAACCGCGAAGGCCGCTGTGCGCAAGCCCGCCCCCAAGTCCGCACGCGACCCGGGAATATCCGAATGA
- a CDS encoding polyprenyl synthetase family protein, with protein MADLKSRQDRVDQALRAALRDVTRDAPPALAEAMAYSLFSPGKRLRPLLVALACEATGGTLELALPSACAVEMIHTYSLIHDDLPAMDDDDLRRGQPTCHKKFGEALAILAGDALLTGAFEVIAAGYPARTAAVSCVELARGSGAVGMVGGQTLDLEAEGRLSGATPAPTEKDRGVDHLENIHRRKTGALFRSSLRLGVFAAQAERSVGADPKALKAADDFAAAFGLAFQVTDDLLDVESTADKTGKRVGKDAARGKLTYPGLLGVEESRRRAGELGQQAVAAAEQLGSALLADLARYVVQRDR; from the coding sequence ATGGCCGATCTGAAATCGCGCCAGGACCGAGTGGATCAGGCCCTTCGCGCCGCGCTCCGGGATGTCACGCGGGACGCGCCGCCGGCTCTAGCCGAGGCGATGGCATACAGCCTGTTCTCGCCCGGCAAGCGACTCCGCCCCCTCTTGGTGGCGCTCGCGTGCGAGGCGACCGGGGGCACGCTGGAGTTGGCGTTGCCATCGGCGTGTGCGGTGGAGATGATTCACACGTACTCACTGATCCACGACGATCTGCCGGCGATGGACGACGACGACTTGCGACGCGGACAGCCGACGTGCCACAAGAAATTCGGCGAGGCGCTGGCCATCCTCGCGGGCGACGCGCTCCTGACGGGCGCGTTCGAGGTGATCGCAGCGGGTTACCCCGCACGCACGGCTGCGGTTAGTTGTGTAGAGCTGGCCCGCGGCTCCGGGGCGGTGGGAATGGTCGGCGGCCAGACGCTCGACCTGGAAGCCGAAGGGCGATTGTCGGGGGCGACTCCCGCCCCCACGGAAAAAGATCGAGGGGTCGATCACCTCGAAAATATTCACCGCCGCAAGACCGGGGCGCTGTTCCGCTCGTCACTGCGGCTCGGGGTGTTCGCGGCGCAGGCCGAACGGTCCGTGGGGGCCGACCCGAAAGCACTGAAAGCGGCCGACGATTTCGCCGCGGCGTTCGGGCTGGCGTTTCAGGTAACGGACGACCTGCTCGATGTTGAAAGTACGGCCGACAAAACAGGCAAGCGAGTGGGCAAAGACGCCGCTCGCGGCAAACTGACCTACCCGGGGCTCCTTGGAGTTGAGGAGTCCCGGCGCCGGGCGGGTGAACTGGGCCAACAAGCGGTGGCGGCGGCCGAACAACTCGGTAGCGCGCTGCTCGCGGACCTGGCCCGGTACGTGGTTCAGAGGGACCGGTAG
- the gatC gene encoding Asp-tRNA(Asn)/Glu-tRNA(Gln) amidotransferase subunit GatC → MSLSIEQVTKVAKLARLEMSEADLARMQQQLSAILDYIDQLNQLNTDGVEPLAHPLPVQNVFRPDEPVPSLPVEAALQNAPSKVGEYFGVPAVFDTDEPVSH, encoded by the coding sequence ATGTCGCTTTCGATTGAACAGGTCACAAAGGTCGCGAAACTGGCGCGGCTCGAAATGTCCGAGGCGGACCTCGCGCGGATGCAGCAACAGCTCTCCGCGATCCTCGACTACATCGATCAACTGAACCAACTGAACACCGACGGCGTCGAACCGCTCGCGCACCCACTGCCGGTGCAGAACGTGTTCCGCCCCGACGAACCGGTCCCGTCACTGCCCGTCGAGGCCGCGCTCCAGAACGCGCCGAGCAAGGTCGGCGAATACTTCGGCGTTCCCGCGGTCTTCGACACCGACGAACCCGTGAGCCACTAA
- the dxs gene encoding 1-deoxy-D-xylulose-5-phosphate synthase, giving the protein MTNLLPQIKSPADMQKLSDEQLQTLCHEIRDELIRVLTNRPAHFASNLGVVELCLALHLSFDFSKDKDRLIWDTGHQIYPQKLITGRYEQFHTIRTKGGLMGFPHPGESEYDLFMTGHAGCSVSTASGLKAGDELMGRKDNHAVAVIGDGAFPSGIVFEALNNIGGMKQNTLVILNDNKMSICPRTGGLAQYFDQCRMTGLYQGSKRKLNQLLNNIPVIGGMAHSALEQFRDGLKAFFKDGMLFEELGFRYFGPVDGHDLPGLRKILRDLKSQEGPILLHVFTNKGHGVPQAAEDPVTYHTPPVFEQVGPNRAIVSFKKGGAKGYTDAISFALHQAMQDDPTIAVMTAAMCQGNKLEKVREDFPQRFYDVGICESHAVAFAAGMAKAGANAVVDIYSTFLQRSFDQIFQEVCLQNLHVTFLMDRAGLTGPDGPTHHGVFDVPYMRLFPNMVSMAPGDETDVQPMLKFALKHTGPISVRYPKANLEKVERTEAPTPIELGKAEVIDWGEDGCFVAFGTLLSNCTAAAKKLKAKGIHMGVINARFVKPLDKETILRAVETLPLVVTVEEGTIEGGFGSAVLEAANAAGLDARNVVRRGIPDKFIEHGERNELLADIGLSVDALVELVLTSRSAEVAKCG; this is encoded by the coding sequence ATGACAAACTTGCTTCCGCAGATCAAGTCCCCGGCCGATATGCAGAAGCTCTCGGACGAGCAACTGCAAACCCTCTGCCACGAGATCCGCGACGAGCTGATCCGGGTACTCACCAACCGCCCGGCGCACTTCGCCAGTAACCTCGGCGTGGTCGAGTTGTGTCTGGCCCTCCACCTCTCCTTCGACTTCTCGAAGGACAAGGACCGGCTCATCTGGGACACGGGCCACCAGATCTACCCGCAGAAGCTCATCACCGGGCGCTACGAGCAGTTCCACACGATCCGCACGAAGGGCGGGTTGATGGGGTTCCCGCACCCCGGCGAGAGCGAGTACGACCTGTTCATGACCGGGCACGCGGGGTGCAGCGTGTCGACCGCCTCCGGCCTCAAGGCCGGCGACGAACTGATGGGCCGCAAGGACAACCACGCGGTCGCGGTCATCGGCGACGGCGCGTTCCCGTCGGGGATCGTGTTCGAGGCGCTCAACAACATCGGCGGGATGAAGCAGAACACGCTGGTCATCCTCAACGACAACAAGATGAGCATCTGCCCCCGCACCGGCGGGCTGGCACAGTACTTCGATCAGTGCCGCATGACCGGGCTGTACCAGGGGAGCAAGCGCAAGCTGAACCAGCTCCTCAACAACATCCCGGTAATAGGGGGTATGGCCCACTCCGCGCTGGAACAGTTCCGCGACGGGCTGAAGGCGTTCTTCAAGGACGGCATGCTGTTCGAGGAACTCGGGTTCCGGTATTTCGGCCCGGTGGACGGGCACGACCTCCCGGGTCTGCGGAAGATCCTCCGCGATCTAAAGTCGCAAGAAGGCCCGATCCTGCTGCACGTGTTCACGAACAAGGGGCACGGCGTCCCGCAAGCGGCGGAAGACCCGGTCACCTACCACACGCCCCCGGTGTTCGAGCAGGTCGGCCCGAACCGCGCCATCGTGTCCTTCAAGAAGGGTGGGGCGAAGGGGTACACGGACGCCATCAGCTTCGCGCTGCACCAGGCGATGCAGGACGACCCGACGATTGCGGTGATGACGGCCGCGATGTGCCAGGGGAACAAGCTCGAAAAGGTGCGCGAGGACTTCCCGCAGCGCTTCTACGACGTGGGGATCTGCGAGAGCCACGCGGTCGCGTTCGCCGCGGGCATGGCGAAGGCGGGTGCCAACGCCGTGGTGGACATCTACAGCACGTTCCTCCAGCGCAGCTTCGACCAGATCTTCCAGGAAGTGTGCCTCCAGAACCTGCACGTCACGTTCCTCATGGACCGGGCCGGGCTGACCGGGCCGGACGGCCCGACGCACCACGGCGTGTTCGACGTGCCGTACATGCGGCTGTTCCCGAACATGGTGAGCATGGCCCCGGGCGACGAGACCGACGTCCAGCCGATGCTGAAGTTCGCGCTCAAGCACACCGGGCCGATCTCCGTCCGCTACCCGAAGGCGAACCTGGAGAAGGTCGAGCGCACGGAAGCCCCCACGCCGATCGAACTCGGCAAGGCGGAAGTCATCGATTGGGGCGAGGACGGGTGCTTCGTCGCGTTCGGCACGCTGCTGTCCAACTGCACCGCCGCCGCGAAGAAGCTGAAGGCCAAGGGCATCCACATGGGCGTCATCAACGCCCGGTTCGTGAAGCCGCTCGATAAGGAAACCATCCTGCGGGCGGTCGAAACGCTCCCGCTCGTGGTGACGGTCGAAGAGGGGACCATCGAGGGCGGGTTCGGCTCCGCGGTACTGGAAGCCGCGAACGCCGCCGGGCTCGACGCCCGGAACGTGGTGCGCCGCGGTATCCCCGACAAGTTCATCGAGCACGGCGAGCGCAACGAACTGCTCGCGGACATCGGGCTGAGCGTGGACGCCCTGGTGGAACTGGTGCTCACGAGCCGCTCGGCCGAAGTCGCCAAGTGCGGCTAA
- a CDS encoding ArnT family glycosyltransferase — protein sequence MRAGCPRSQARRPPIRLASLIRVRFALPAPRLAPAFVAGWCAFLFLYGAAAGPVYRTESLRAIIGRSCLEGHWLYPVLYGEPFLTKPPGHYVAIGLCSLPFGEVTAASARLPSVLAATLAVVLMHGMFQRVLGERAALLVAVLLPCSILWLDKVPSAEIDMTLVGWVTAAIVLFHRALESRERESLWFTVVALLCVVGGTLTKWTAPAFFYLTVIPLLAWRRQLALLFGWRHLLAVSVACVACALWAAAVVQEVGWDALADTIRKEAAYRFAPKASKGYPWTDVATYPLAVFAAHLPVSAFALLTFRRSFWAQWDARGKLLLQLLHCWTWPNLLFWTLVPNHNVRYALPMSAGLMGLGVMGLIAWLKRPNPLTPFASSSAGPVSGASRGPAAKEGGTEPNAQTTTHQSPVLSPSPFRGGVGEGLQSQPTPPSPLPEGKGEKERSPGAGSISVVSRACSPFPSGRGDGGVDSSERPSPQPFPLALTGRVRLIAAFLLCWVAAKIVFVEVVIPQRTAGRNAEATGATLREHVPVGEPLFVLKLKDEGVMFYYARPTSRLADVRTLPPGAFAILIRQEWEDRAAFGHLELVSCMNDQQGDPIYLVRNPLK from the coding sequence CTGCGGGCGGGATGCCCGCGGTCCCAGGCAAGGAGGCCACCAATTCGACTCGCGTCGCTGATTCGCGTTCGCTTCGCGCTCCCCGCACCGCGTCTGGCACCGGCGTTCGTCGCGGGGTGGTGCGCGTTCCTGTTCCTGTACGGCGCCGCGGCCGGTCCCGTTTACCGCACCGAATCTCTGCGAGCGATCATTGGCCGGTCATGCCTCGAAGGGCACTGGCTCTATCCCGTTCTGTACGGTGAACCGTTTCTCACGAAGCCGCCCGGTCATTACGTCGCGATCGGGCTGTGCAGCCTGCCGTTCGGCGAAGTGACGGCCGCGAGTGCGCGACTACCGTCGGTACTGGCCGCAACACTCGCGGTCGTGCTCATGCACGGCATGTTTCAGCGCGTTCTGGGCGAGCGAGCCGCGCTACTCGTGGCCGTCCTATTACCGTGCTCGATACTGTGGCTCGATAAGGTGCCGAGCGCAGAAATCGACATGACGCTCGTGGGCTGGGTAACGGCCGCGATCGTGCTGTTCCACCGCGCGCTGGAATCCCGAGAGCGCGAGTCATTGTGGTTTACGGTCGTGGCGCTGCTCTGCGTCGTGGGGGGAACACTCACGAAGTGGACCGCGCCCGCGTTCTTTTACCTCACCGTGATTCCGCTACTCGCGTGGCGCCGGCAACTCGCCCTCCTTTTCGGCTGGCGACACCTACTCGCGGTGTCGGTCGCGTGCGTTGCGTGCGCGCTGTGGGCCGCTGCGGTGGTGCAAGAAGTCGGCTGGGACGCGCTCGCCGACACGATCCGCAAGGAAGCCGCGTACCGCTTCGCGCCGAAGGCCAGCAAAGGTTACCCGTGGACCGACGTCGCAACGTACCCACTCGCCGTGTTCGCCGCACACTTACCCGTGTCCGCGTTCGCGCTGCTCACGTTCCGGCGAAGTTTCTGGGCACAGTGGGACGCACGCGGAAAGCTCCTGCTCCAACTCCTGCACTGCTGGACCTGGCCGAACCTGCTGTTCTGGACGCTCGTGCCGAACCACAACGTCCGCTACGCGCTCCCCATGAGCGCGGGGCTGATGGGGCTGGGAGTGATGGGGCTGATCGCGTGGCTGAAGCGACCTAACCCCCTAACCCCCTTCGCCTCTTCGAGCGCCGGTCCTGTCAGCGGAGCTTCTCGCGGACCGGCGGCGAAGGAAGGGGGAACAGAACCAAATGCACAGACAACCACACACCAATCACCGGTTTTAAGCCCCTCTCCGTTTAGGGGAGGGGTTGGGGAGGGGTTACAGTCACAACCTACCCCCCCATCCCCCCTCCCTGAAGGGAAGGGGGAGAAAGAACGGTCGCCGGGCGCGGGCTCAATCTCAGTGGTTTCGCGCGCCTGTTCCCCCTTCCCTTCAGGGAGGGGGGATGGGGGGGTAGATTCTTCCGAACGCCCCTCTCCGCAACCTTTCCCCCTCGCCCTTACCGGCAGGGTGCGCCTGATTGCGGCCTTCCTCCTGTGCTGGGTCGCTGCAAAAATCGTGTTCGTTGAAGTGGTGATCCCGCAGCGCACAGCCGGTCGCAATGCAGAAGCCACCGGCGCGACGCTGCGTGAGCACGTCCCTGTCGGCGAACCACTGTTCGTGCTCAAGCTCAAGGACGAGGGTGTCATGTTTTACTACGCCCGGCCCACGTCGCGTCTGGCGGACGTGCGGACGTTACCACCGGGCGCGTTCGCGATTCTCATCCGACAGGAGTGGGAAGATCGGGCTGCATTCGGTCACCTGGAATTGGTATCGTGTATGAACGATCAGCAGGGCGACCCGATTTACCTTGTGCGCAATCCCCTGAAGTGA
- the lnt gene encoding apolipoprotein N-acyltransferase, whose product MKTHVFLPAIASGALLWAAFFPLDLGMLGFVALVPWLTLVRAPVSNRRRYFAAYLGGFTFFALATNWVRVAHPMMIMSWIGLSVVMPVFWLAALAIIRRLDRVGAPMALSVPVAWVALEYFRMHFPTGFPFMKQIGAYQMIGFGWYYLGYTQHSFLQLIQIADFGGVYVVSFVVGAVNGALVEWIRKPALEGTGTAATLPSPQVKAARIGGLVFALALVGTSIGYGYWRFDHPAFTDGPLVAAIQGNVSQGDKMGDTAKLVSSYSQLHMTAFTEKPRPDLIIWPETCCPVDWCSVAPGAKGEDAPEEFQRWRLISRKEFLERDWNTPVLFGLNGLEWDGSRVWKYNSAFMVKPAPKPEGWLPGDPVLFPSAPVDRYDKMHLVPFGEYVPLGEQLPFMAWFTPYKKGYECRPGEKWTRFPLTTRDGRPFTFGCLICYEDSDPYLARQYVASEPVDFLVNISNDGWFDGTEEHEQHLAICRFRAIEARRSIVRSVNMGISGLIDADGRVVTLPRQLIRDSNDKLTLKEKPQGEWSEAKKIDGVMTATVPIDTRRPLYASLGDWVPAGCWLIAFVGIVASLVKRKVAV is encoded by the coding sequence GTGAAGACTCACGTGTTCCTGCCCGCGATCGCCTCCGGCGCACTGCTGTGGGCCGCGTTCTTCCCACTCGACCTGGGAATGCTCGGTTTCGTCGCGCTCGTCCCGTGGCTGACGCTCGTGCGAGCGCCCGTCTCGAATCGCCGGCGCTACTTCGCGGCCTACCTCGGCGGGTTCACGTTCTTCGCGCTCGCGACGAACTGGGTTCGCGTCGCGCACCCCATGATGATCATGTCGTGGATCGGCCTCTCGGTCGTCATGCCGGTGTTCTGGCTGGCCGCGCTCGCGATCATTCGGCGCCTCGATCGCGTTGGGGCGCCGATGGCGCTCTCGGTGCCGGTCGCGTGGGTGGCACTGGAATACTTCCGGATGCACTTCCCGACCGGTTTCCCGTTCATGAAGCAGATCGGCGCGTACCAGATGATCGGCTTCGGCTGGTACTACCTCGGTTACACGCAGCACTCGTTCCTGCAACTGATCCAGATTGCAGACTTCGGCGGCGTGTATGTGGTGTCGTTTGTCGTCGGTGCGGTGAACGGCGCATTGGTGGAATGGATCAGAAAACCTGCCCTCGAAGGAACGGGCACAGCGGCGACTTTGCCATCACCGCAAGTGAAGGCCGCCCGCATCGGAGGGCTCGTCTTCGCTCTCGCGCTCGTCGGCACGAGCATCGGTTACGGCTACTGGCGCTTCGATCACCCGGCGTTCACCGACGGCCCACTGGTCGCGGCGATTCAGGGGAACGTGTCGCAGGGCGACAAGATGGGAGACACGGCCAAGCTCGTTAGCTCGTACAGCCAGTTGCACATGACAGCCTTCACCGAGAAGCCGCGCCCGGATCTTATCATTTGGCCGGAAACGTGTTGCCCGGTGGATTGGTGCAGCGTCGCGCCTGGAGCAAAGGGAGAAGACGCACCGGAGGAGTTCCAGCGCTGGCGGTTGATCTCACGGAAAGAGTTTTTGGAGCGCGACTGGAACACGCCGGTGCTGTTCGGGCTGAACGGTTTGGAGTGGGACGGGTCGCGCGTGTGGAAGTACAACTCCGCGTTCATGGTGAAGCCCGCTCCGAAGCCCGAAGGGTGGCTGCCCGGTGATCCGGTGCTCTTCCCCAGCGCGCCCGTGGACCGTTACGACAAGATGCACCTCGTGCCGTTCGGCGAGTACGTGCCGCTCGGCGAACAACTGCCGTTCATGGCGTGGTTCACGCCCTACAAGAAGGGCTACGAGTGTCGGCCCGGCGAAAAGTGGACGCGGTTCCCGCTCACCACGCGCGACGGGCGTCCGTTCACGTTCGGGTGCCTCATCTGTTACGAAGACTCCGACCCGTACCTCGCGCGGCAGTACGTCGCGAGCGAACCGGTGGACTTCCTCGTGAACATCTCCAACGACGGTTGGTTCGACGGCACCGAGGAGCACGAACAGCACCTCGCGATTTGTCGGTTCCGCGCGATTGAAGCCCGGCGCTCGATCGTTCGTAGCGTGAACATGGGCATTTCGGGTCTGATCGACGCCGACGGGCGCGTGGTCACCTTACCGCGGCAACTCATACGCGACAGCAACGACAAACTCACGCTGAAAGAAAAGCCCCAGGGCGAATGGTCCGAGGCCAAGAAAATTGATGGCGTCATGACCGCAACCGTACCCATCGACACGCGCCGCCCGCTGTACGCGAGCCTCGGCGACTGGGTGCCCGCCGGGTGTTGGCTGATCGCGTTCGTGGGCATAGTGGCCAGTTTGGTGAAGCGGAAAGTGGCCGTGTGA
- the xseA gene encoding exodeoxyribonuclease VII large subunit, with product MSAVPKTAVQPLSVSQLTAQVRGTLEAKFLSVWVAGEVSNFTRAASGHWYFTLKDANAQIKTVAFRGINLRLRFDPRDGMEIIARGRLTVYDPRGEYQFIVEELQPKGVGAAELALRQLKEKLLAKGYFSPARKRALPRPPRRVGLVASATGAAIRDMIEVFAQRWPFTELIVRPSRVQGEGAAHDISLAVRQLNWLHRNNKLSFDAIILGRGGGSAEDLWAFNEEAVADAIFNSNVPVISAVGHEIDVTVADLVADHRAETPTAAVVALTPDRQELLAALRDLRTRMGDAVERRIRFAKQHLDQIASRPAFRLPLQRVENLGQRLDDTNERLARAARQRLVQVREKLAALSAQLETLSPLQVLARGYSLTHTNDGQLVRDAGALRPGDLLVTRVASGVIRSLVTDAQGTEHEHSTAHGEPAPRGAG from the coding sequence ATGAGCGCTGTCCCAAAAACTGCCGTTCAGCCGCTCTCGGTGTCGCAGCTCACGGCGCAGGTGCGCGGGACACTGGAAGCCAAGTTCCTCTCCGTCTGGGTCGCGGGGGAAGTGTCGAACTTCACGCGGGCCGCGAGCGGACACTGGTACTTCACGCTCAAAGACGCGAACGCGCAGATCAAGACGGTCGCCTTCCGTGGGATCAACCTGCGCCTGCGGTTCGACCCGCGCGACGGCATGGAGATCATCGCACGCGGTCGGCTCACGGTGTACGACCCGCGCGGCGAGTACCAGTTCATCGTCGAAGAGTTGCAGCCAAAGGGTGTCGGCGCCGCGGAACTCGCGCTGCGTCAACTCAAGGAAAAGCTGCTCGCAAAGGGTTACTTCAGTCCGGCCCGCAAGCGCGCCCTGCCGCGTCCGCCGCGTCGCGTGGGGTTGGTCGCCAGCGCGACCGGCGCCGCGATACGCGACATGATCGAAGTGTTCGCGCAACGGTGGCCGTTTACGGAACTGATCGTGCGCCCGTCGCGGGTTCAGGGCGAAGGGGCCGCACACGACATTTCGCTCGCGGTGCGGCAACTGAACTGGTTGCACCGGAACAACAAGCTCTCGTTCGACGCGATCATCCTCGGGCGCGGGGGCGGCAGCGCGGAAGACTTGTGGGCGTTCAACGAGGAAGCCGTCGCGGACGCGATCTTCAACTCGAACGTGCCCGTCATTTCCGCCGTGGGCCACGAGATCGACGTCACGGTGGCCGACCTCGTCGCCGATCACCGGGCCGAAACACCGACGGCCGCGGTTGTTGCGCTCACCCCCGATCGGCAGGAGTTGCTCGCCGCGTTGCGCGACTTGCGCACCCGAATGGGCGACGCCGTCGAGCGCCGGATCAGGTTCGCCAAGCAGCACCTCGACCAGATCGCGTCGCGCCCCGCGTTCCGGTTGCCGCTCCAGCGCGTCGAGAACCTCGGGCAGCGGTTAGATGACACAAATGAGCGCCTCGCCCGCGCAGCGCGTCAAAGGCTCGTTCAGGTGCGAGAGAAGCTCGCCGCCCTTTCCGCCCAACTGGAAACACTCAGCCCCTTGCAGGTTCTCGCCCGTGGTTATAGTCTGACGCACACGAACGACGGCCAACTCGTTCGCGACGCGGGCGCCCTGCGCCCCGGCGACCTGCTCGTCACGCGGGTCGCCTCCGGAGTGATCCGGTCCCTCGTCACCGACGCCCAAGGCACGGAACACGAACACTCAACGGCTCACGGCGAACCGGCACCGCGCGGTGCCGGGTAA